The Candidatus Nitrosocosmicus franklandus genome contains a region encoding:
- a CDS encoding sulfite exporter TauE/SafE family protein: MNELYIAFFVSLFAGTIGSMVGVGGGVINGPYLSFLNYIPSQVSATSLIAVVSTSLSSSIRYLRRGLIQVKIGLILSVFSIPGSIIGVNISNNFSMEQFRYLFGIILLCTAIYLLVRRKLYEDDHSASDSYSKPDLSDTPRIKIFFLIMLSFMAGIISSSFGVGGGIIFVPSLIMLMNFTVKTSTATSQFALIFTSLAGLIIFVMQGKPDYQMGFFLSMGGVIGGIIGSQLSFRINSLHILKLFSGLLVIVSLKLIYDGINLQD; encoded by the coding sequence TTGAATGAATTATACATCGCTTTTTTTGTTTCTCTGTTTGCTGGTACAATTGGCTCTATGGTTGGAGTGGGAGGTGGGGTGATTAACGGTCCATACCTAAGCTTCCTGAATTACATCCCTTCCCAGGTTTCGGCTACGAGCTTGATTGCAGTAGTCTCAACTAGTCTTTCCTCATCAATTAGGTATTTGCGTAGAGGGTTAATTCAAGTAAAAATAGGATTGATCTTATCTGTATTCTCTATACCTGGCTCTATTATAGGAGTCAACATTTCAAATAATTTTTCAATGGAGCAATTTAGGTATCTCTTTGGAATAATCTTACTCTGTACAGCAATTTATCTCTTAGTCAGGCGGAAACTATATGAAGATGACCATTCCGCATCAGATTCCTATTCCAAACCTGATCTTTCGGATACTCCAAGAATTAAGATTTTTTTTTTGATAATGCTATCTTTTATGGCGGGAATCATATCGAGTAGTTTTGGTGTTGGTGGTGGAATAATTTTTGTGCCGAGTTTAATTATGTTGATGAATTTTACAGTCAAAACTTCAACCGCCACATCACAATTTGCATTAATATTTACATCTCTTGCAGGATTGATCATCTTTGTGATGCAAGGCAAACCTGATTATCAAATGGGCTTTTTTCTCTCTATGGGAGGGGTAATAGGAGGAATCATAGGTAGTCAATTGTCATTTCGAATAAATTCTTTACATATTTTAAAATTGTTTAGTGGACTGTTGGTTATAGTTTCCTTAAAATTAATATATGATGGCATAAATCTACAAGACTGA
- a CDS encoding UPF0147 family protein produces MTVTKKELKQKENMERLNNAISTLDSLIKNVNIQRNIRNMIREVLTILKDEKGGSVSVRAANAISMLDGVTQNPQMQSHIRTSLWQVVSALESIRE; encoded by the coding sequence ATGACCGTTACAAAAAAAGAATTAAAACAAAAAGAGAATATGGAAAGATTAAACAATGCAATCTCAACTCTAGATTCACTGATCAAGAATGTCAATATTCAACGAAACATTAGAAATATGATACGAGAGGTATTGACAATCCTAAAAGATGAAAAAGGTGGAAGTGTTTCTGTTAGAGCAGCTAATGCTATCAGTATGTTAGATGGTGTAACACAAAATCCACAGATGCAATCACATATTAGAACGAGTTTGTGGCAAGTAGTTTCGGCCCTAGAAAGCATACGCGAATAA